The sequence GGTGCTGTTCCTCTACCGAGCCAGCCCTCCCGCATGCAATGAAAGCCTTGAACGCCCTTTACCAATTCCAAAAGCTGGGCGGAGGGAATCCACGTATCGGCGACAGGTTGGAGCGGCTTTTTGTCGCGGCCGGCATGGATAAGGTAAAATCTGATGTGCTGACCTTCAGGCTGGAGAGCACGGAGGAAATCCACGGCTATGCCTTGGGTGGTTGCGGAATGGTCAAAGCTTCCGAGAAGGATATTCTTAAGGAGAAACTGATTGCAAGGGCGCAATTAGACCTGGCCTACCAGGAATGGGAACGGTTTGCCAAAACGCCGGGAGCAACGGCTTACTTCAAACTACGCAGAATCCAAGGCAATAAAGTCTAGCCCTTTGAGGCTGAGGGAGGCATAGCATGAGTGCGACAGACCCGAAATGGATACGTTACGTGATCCTCCTCAACAAGACGGGCAAACCCATGACCAGAGACCTGCTTGCGGGACATATCCAGCATTTGCGGGATCTAGACCGGAAAGGACAATTGGTCCTGTGCGGTCCGTTCCAAGATAACGGCGGCGGCATGTTGATCGTAAAGGCACCTTCCTGCGAGGAGGCTCGGCGAATCGCTGAGTCAGATCCCTTCATCTCCAGCGGCTTTGAAAACTACGAGTTGCGGACATGGGAGCTTTCCTGCGAAGAAAACGATCATCTCGGGGCCGGATAATGATCCGTTTCCAGCCGATGACTTCTTCATGGATGCGAAAGAGACCGATCCGCATCAAGGCCAGCTATTCCCAATGTCGGATCAGCAACGAAGGCAAGCCGTCTTCGCGGAGATCATGCGACTCGTCTTCGAGAATAAACGGGAGCCTCAGGGTTCCGCTGAGGTACTGCGGGGGCGCGCAGGACCAAAAGGGGAACCAAAGCGAAAAGCCCAATGAAAAACAGCCCTTTCGAAAACTCGAAAGGGCTGTTGGTTCCCCAACTTAAGATGGCTCCGGGCGTAGGACTCGAACCTACAACCTTGCCGTTAACAGCGGCCTGCTCCACCATTGAGCTAGCCCGGAATTAAGGGGTATTTTACCAGATTAGGCTCTTGGGGTCAAAAACAGCCGCAGGACGGAGTCCAGATTGGGATGCTTGAAGGAGTAGCGGGCCTTCACGGCCTGGACCGGGAGGACTTTTTGGCTGGAGAGAAGGACGCTGGACATTTCCCCGAGGCCCAGGCGCAGGGCGAAGGCCGGCGCTGGCAGGACGGCCGGGCGGCCCAAGGCGCGGCCCAAGGCCCGCGCGAAATCCTTGTTTTCCACCGGCTCGGGCGAGACGGCATTGACGGGGCCGGAGACTTCCGTGTCCAGGAGATGCGCGGCTAGGCCCGCCGCGTCGTCCAGGGAAATCCATGACATCCATTGCCGGCCCGAACCTAGGGGGCCTCCGAGGCCCAGCTTGAAAATGGGGAGCATTTTGGCCAAGGCCCCCCCTCCGGGGCCGAGGACCACCCCGAGCCGCAGAGTGACCGCTCTGACCCCGAGGATTTTGGCCTGGAGAGCTTCCTCTTCCCAGAGCCGGCAAAGCTCGGCCAAAAAGCCGCCGCCGGGCGGGGAGTCCTCGCTCAACTCCTGGTCGCCGCAATCGCCGTAATAGCCCACGGCCGAGGCGTTGATGAGCACGGCGGGCCTGGTGCGGGCTTGAGCCAAGGCTTGCACCAGGGTCCGGGTCGGGACGAGCCGGCTTTCGGCCAAAACCCGCTTTCTTTGAGCCGTCCAGCGGCCCTCGGCGATGGACTCGCCGCAGAGGTTGATCACGGCTTGGGCGCCATCGAGCGCTGCTTGGCACGCGGAGGGGTCGGCTGGGTTCCAGGACAGCACGGGCCAGGGGCATGAGGGCCGGGCGCTGCGCGAAAGCGCTATGGGCTCATGCCCGAGGCTTTGAAGCTTGCGGCACAAGACCGTTCCGATAAAGCCCGTCCCTCCCGCGACCACGACTCTCATGATTTTATTATACAACTGCTGCCGCACGGGAGGCCTTGATTTATGGGGAATCCCCCCTTATCCTCTATTTCGACATGGAGAAAGCCTCCCCCAGGATCGCGGTGGACGACGCAACGACCGCGTGCAGCGGGAATGCGCGGCAAATGAGGCTGATTGCGGCGGCCGCCGCGTTTTTAACGCTGGCCGGCCGAGCCTGGTGCGCGGATTGCCCAAGGGGCAGCACGCGCATGGTCACTGACGATCCCCTGGAGCCGTTTCGCTGCGTGCCTGACGAGGAGCTGCCGGACGCAGGGAAGCCCTATTTTCCTAAGATGGGTTCTTTCAAGTCCCTTCCCGTCGCGCCAAAGCTCAGGCCTTCCTTGGAGCCTAGCGTTGCCGCGCCGCTTCCGGCGCGAACCAAGAGGGCTGGAGCGCATGCCGCGCAGGCCCTCAAGTACGAGCGCTACCAGATTTCCGAGCTTTCGTTCGATTATCCGCGGGGCTGGTCCATGACCGATGGTTGGGACGACGAGCTGCCGACCCTCTACATCCAGCATGACACCGGGGCCCAGGGCAGGCAAGTGGTTCTGACCATTTCCAGGGCGCAGATCGGACAGTACGGGTACCTGGACCTGGACACGGCCGTGGCCAAGGAGAGGCGCTGGCAGAAGGCCCGAGAGGGCCAGCGGGGGCGGGCGGCCGGACTTCCCGCGCGATTCACGATGGTGTCAGGGCAAAGCCGCTCCGCCTATCTCGACGCCGGCGAAGGGCGCTATTACATCTTGAGCTACAGCGCTCCGGAAGCGCTTTTCGAGACTTTCGAGCCTGCTTTTGATAGGATGTTAAGTAGCTTGCGCTTGGCGCGGCCTTAAGGGCTCGCAATGAAATAATATGACCAACTGGCCGGGGCAATTTTGGAGCGAGACGAGGATCGAGGAGCGAGCATACCCGCAGCGGTATGTGAGTGACGAGAGACGAAGTCGCAGCCCAAAAGTGCCCCGACCCTTCGGGCAGGCCCATCTTCGGCCGATTTCTTCGTTGCTCGCCGGTCACAATGCGCTGCGGCATTGCTCCCTTCTCGCGCCTCGAAATCAACTCGAATCTGGGCCTGCCAGTTGGGCATATTATTTCATTGCGAGCCCTAACTCATGCTGATCAAGGAGCAGAAAGAGCAGGTCCGAGTATTGCGCCTGGCCAATCCCCCCTCCAACAATCTGACCCTCTCCCTGCTGGAAACCCTGAGGGAAGAACTCTCGCAAGCCCGGGAGGACTCCTCCGTGCGCTGTCTGGTCCTGGCCTCTGCCTACCCGCGCTATTTCTCCACGGGGCTCGATCCCCAGGAGATCAAGGCCCTGCCCGAAGGGCGCCGCTTCGAGCCCTTCCTGAGCCTTCTGGAGGCTTACCGCCAAATCTTGGAATTTCCGAAGCCGACCTTGGCCGTTCTGTCGGGCAGCGCCGTCCTGGGCGGCTGGATATTGGCCATGGCCTGCGATTTTCGCTTGATGGGCCGGGAGCATGGCAAGATATCCCTCTCCGAGATTCGTTTCGGGCTTTCTCCCACCGCTTGTCTCATCCAGCGCATGCGCGAGATATCCTCGAGCCCGTTCCTGGTCAAGGAGATGGTGCTTAAGGGCAAGGCCTTGAGGGCGGAGCAGGCCCTCGAGGGGAATTTCGTGGACGCGCTGGCTCCGGGCGAGACGCTTGACGCGCAGGCCCTTTCCGAGGCCAGGCGCCTGGCCTCGGCCCCGCTGCCGGCCTACCTTTCCGTCAAGAAGGCCCTGCAGGGCCCGTCGGCGCCCGGATTTGCCGCCCTCTGGCAGGACAGCTTGCGAGATTTTGAGCGCATCGTCGAAACCGCCGAGGCCAGGGAAGGGATCGCGGCCATGGTGGAGAAGCGCCGGCCGCGCTGGCAGGCCTGAGGGATGTTCGTCAAGGACTTGCTCAAAGGCCGGGCCGCGGTGGTCACCGGCGCCGGTACCGGCATAGGCAAGGTGATAGCCGAGGAGCTTGCGGCCCACGGCTGCAAGGTGGCCTTGGTCGGGCGCCAAGCCTCGAGGCTAGAAGCCGCGGCTCAGGAGCTTGGCGCCAAGGGCCTCTCGGCCATGGCCTGTCCGGCGGACGTGAGCGAGCCAGGCCAGGTCAAGGACCTCTTTGCGCGCGTTGAATCTCAATGGGGCGGGGTGGACATCCTCGTCAATGGCGCCGCCGCCAACTTCATCCGTCCGAGCGAGGCGCTCACCAGCGTGCGCTGGCGCAAGGTAATCGACATCGTCCTCAATGGGACCTTCAATTGCAGCATGGAGGCCGGCAAGAGGATGCTCAAGCAAGGCTCGGGGAGCATCATAAATCTTGTGGCCTCCTACGCCTGGCTCGGCGCCCCAGGTTTGGCCCCCTCGGCCAGCGCCAAGGCCGGGGTGGTGGCTCTCACCCGCAGCCTGGGGGTGGAGTGGGCGGCCAGGGGCGTGCGGGTAAACGCCGTTTGCCCAGGCTACATCGACACCCCGCAGTCGCGCGAGCGCCTCTGGCCTCAGGAATGGGTTCGCAAGAAGCTTTTGGACAAGATTCCGGCGCACCGCTTCGGCCGTGAGAAGGACGTCTCCGACCTCGTGCTTTTTCTGGTCTCCCCCATGGCCGGCTACATACAGGGAGAGGTGATCGTGGTGGACGGCGGGGAGTCCTTGGGGCGCGGAGCCATGGCTTTCGCGGAGGACTTGAAAAGCCTGCGCCGACCAGGGGCCGCAGAGTGAGCAAGGAGGCTTCCCTCACCAAGCGCTTTAAACGCACGTTGCTCAGCGGCATATTCGTGGTGGGGCCGTTCAGCCTGACCTTCATGATTCTGGCTTGGTTTGTTTCCACGGTGGACAAGTTCCTGGCCCCCGTAGCGGGGCTGTTCGGCAGGAACCTGCCTGGGATTGGCCTCGTGGTCGCCCTCCTCATAGTGCTGGGGCTGGGGGCTCTGGCCAATAACATCATGGGCCAGCACCTCCTGGAGTATTTCGAGGAGCTTCTCCTCAAGATCCCCGGGTTCAATTGGGTCTACAGCACCATCAAGCAGATGACAGAGGTGTTTTCCCCAGCGAACAAAAACGCGTTCAGGCGTGTGGTCCTGGTTGAATACCCGCGGCCAGCTGTTTATTCGTTGGGGTTCGTGACGCGCGATCTGGAAATCGAGCGTGGCGGGGAATCGCGTAATTTCGTCTGCGTCTATGTCCCCACCAATCACATGTACATCGGCGACATCGTCTTGGTCCCAGAAAGCCAGGTGTTCTCCACCCCGCTCACCCTCCAGGAAGGCATCCAGTGCGCGGTTTCCGCGGGGGCCTCGCTTCCTACCCTGTTTAAGTTCCAGTGAAGCCGTCTATAATGGAGGAAAGGCCCGCCTTCGGCGGGCCTTTCGCCGTCAAACTGCCGTTTGAGTCAAGCGGTTAAGGATTCATTCTCGGGCTGTCTCCTGTCCCCGCTGGCCTCGTAATAAGCTTTCTTGCCCGCGCGCAGGGCGGCGGCCACCTGATCCCTTTTGGTCGGCAGCTCCTCTTTAAGCTTGCTCATAAACTCCGAGCTTTTCTCCCTCTTGTTCTTGATCCATTCTCCCAGCTCTTGTCGGGTCTCCTTCCCGGCCTTGGGAGCGAAAAGAACCCCCGCCGCCGCGCCAGCAATGGTTCCTAAAACAAAATAGGCCATGTGGGTCTTAATCTCCTCTCTCGACATTTTTCTTGCCTCCTTGACTGGTTATCTCGGCCGCTTTTCAGCGATAAAATCTCCGGCAGGATATTGGAATTCCCAACTCCCTTTATAACATGGGAGCTTGTCGCTGTCAAGGTCTTGACAGAATCGGTCTTTGTCCCTATCCTCATAGCGCTTGAGGACGACAACCCTTGCGACTAGGAGAGGAAATGACTAAAATAAATTATCAGGGAGCAGGGCGAACGGAGGGCTCCGTGAAATCAGAGGCCGCCACCCAGAAGCTTGAGATCGCCACCATCGCCGATGGCTTGATGAAAGTCAAGCTCAGCCAAGGCAAGGGATTTTTCAAGGTCGCCGTCGAGAAGAAGCATGGAGAGGCCAACTCCATCTATCTCGAGATCAACGGCTCGAGAAAATTCGAGATAGGCAACGATTGCGATACCTGCCATTTCTGGTTTAAATGCCTGCATGAGCCTCGCCTGCCTGCGCAGAAGAAGGTGGCCAACCTTCCCAAGACCATTCAGATGCCGCGGCCCCTCGATGAGGCCATGGTCCAGGAGCTCTCCCCCCTGCTAGAGCTTTTAGAGAAGGGAGAGTACTCCATTCTTGAAACGACCATCAACCTCGCCGGTCCCTACGACGGCGATGACGAGAGCTCCTATTTCTTCAACAGTGAATTCATGGAGCTTTGGGACATCGCAGACCCCAAGGAGGAGGGCCTGCTCTCCGGATGGGAGCACTATGAGTCCCAGCGCCCCAGGATTTTCCGCCATCCCGAGGCCAGCATCATGGAGAAGGAGTTCGATTTCGTGATTCCCTTGGTTCCCCGCGCCTCTCTTAAGGAAGAGTATGTGAAGCTTTATCAGTCCATGATCGCCAATGGGGACCGCCCTCGCATCCTTCTCTTGGGGATGTACCAGCGCGGCATCCCCGAGGCGGTCAAGCGCGGCCAGAACAAGAATCTCCACTCCTTCATGGCGGGCTTCGTTCTGGACGGCCACCATAAGCTTGCCGCTTACCGTCGGGCAGGGATTCCGGCCCGCTTCCTGATCCTGATGTCTCACAAGGCGAGCAAGTATTTCCTGCTCAAGGAGGAAGGGGCCTCCGCGCGCCAGAAGTTCGAGGAGCGCCTCGCCTCTCTTGGGTCGGCTTAGCCGGAGATATCTTCCGCCATTGGCGGGTTCCTTGGCCCTGGGCGCCGCCCATTTCCATCCGCGGCCGGCCCTTGTCGATGCCGCGACCGGCGGGTCCGCGCCGTGGGCGCATCTCGAGTTTCCCCTTTCTCATCTGTTCCTGACTCCCTTGGCCGGCTGGGCTGACCTCATCACCTGCAACAACCTGCGCCAGCATATAGCACTTCTGATGTTTTTCTTGTTTCTCTACGGCCCTTGGCGGTTCTTCGTCCTGGGGCACGGAAGGCGCGAGTGGTTCGCGGCGCGAGAAGTTTTCAAATCATTTTTCATTTACTTCGCCTTGGTGGCTCTTTTCCTATCGGGCGTGATATTCTTCCCGCGGACTCCCGCTCGCCTGGTCTTGGACGACCCCTCTTTGGTGGCGGTTGATTTCCACTCCCACAGCTCGATCTCGTGGGACGGTCTCAAATCCTTCACTCCCGAGAAAAACGCCTCGTGGCACGAGGCCGCGGGCTTTGACGCCTCATTCATCACGGACCACAACATTTGGGACCAGTCCAAGGATCCCCGACCCTCCAAATCGCACTTGAGCCTGCGGGGCGAGGAGTTGAGCCTCTTCCAATCCCACATTGTGCTGCTGGGGCCGCGTTCCGCGGTGGATCCCGCCCTCTACGGCGGCGGCGTCGACGGGGTGCGCAGGCTTTTAGGCGAGGCCAAGCGCCAGGGCTGGGTCACGATCATGAGCCTGCCTGAATATTGGAAATACCCCTGGGGAGAGGCCTTGGCGGAGATGCCCTCCTGGGGGCTTTCGGGCTTCGAGATCGTCAACGCTACGCCCAAGGGCCTGGAGTTTCCCGAGAGCGAGCGAGGACGCGTTTTGGAGCTGTGCCGCCGCTTCAACGTATTCGCGGCGGGCGCGACCGACATTCACGGCTATGGGCGGGCCGCCTGCGTTTGGAACCTGATGCGCCTTCCGGGTTGGCGCGCGGCTTCGGCGGACGAGCGGCGCCGCATGCTTTTAGACGCGTTGTCTCGGGGAGGCTACGGGGCCGTCCGAGTCGTGCGAAGGAACAGGCCCGCGGAGGCCTCTGGATGGGCGATATGGCTTGATGCCCCGCGGGCTCTTTGGGCGATGTTTTGCGCCTTCACAGGGGTTCAAAAAATTATTACCTTTGTATGGCTGTGGCTTTGGCCCCTCTTGGGGCTCATAATCATATGATCGTCAGGTGCCCTCATTGCGCGGCGCAGGTGGACGAGGAGGCGGCTCATTGCCCCTCCTGCAGCTGGGATTTCGAGAATAAGAGGAAGGCGGGGGAGCCTCCTCCGGTTAAGCCGCCTGCCGCGGTGCAGCCCATCAAGCCGGAAGCACCTCCTGAGCGGCTTGAGGAATTCGGTTCCTCGGCGCCGGGCGACGCCGCCGAGCGATTTAAGAAATCCGCGGCGAGGCCCGAGGTGGTCTTGGCTCCGTCCTCGGAAAAGGCGGAGGCCCGGGCCGAGAGTCGCCGCAACTACTGGAAGATTTACGCGGCCACGCTCGCGATTCTGACGGCCTTGAGCCTAGCCGTTTTCTACTACACGACGATCTCCGAAACGCCGGTGTCCGGCCCCGCCGCCGGCTCCAATCCCTTTAAAACGGCCGACAGATAGAATGAGCTACTGGCAAGCCTTGGTCTACGGAATGCTCCAGGGCGCGACGGAATTTTTGCCAGTGTCTAGCTCGGCGCACCTGGCCCTCCTGCCCTGGCTGCTCGGTTGGCGCGACCCGGGTCTTAGCTTTGACGTGGCCCTGCACATGGGGA is a genomic window of Elusimicrobiota bacterium containing:
- a CDS encoding class I SAM-dependent methyltransferase, with protein sequence MTVLEVGSGTGVIAREIAPKIAPGAVVGIDTQPEQIRKAKSLAEREAITNVEFHLGNAEHLEFPSGSFDLVYCRFLLEHVPEPLKVIKEMFRVAKEGGEVVACECQVGCCSSTEPALPHAMKALNALYQFQKLGGGNPRIGDRLERLFVAAGMDKVKSDVLTFRLESTEEIHGYALGGCGMVKASEKDILKEKLIARAQLDLAYQEWERFAKTPGATAYFKLRRIQGNKV
- a CDS encoding TIGR01777 family protein — translated: MRVVVAGGTGFIGTVLCRKLQSLGHEPIALSRSARPSCPWPVLSWNPADPSACQAALDGAQAVINLCGESIAEGRWTAQRKRVLAESRLVPTRTLVQALAQARTRPAVLINASAVGYYGDCGDQELSEDSPPGGGFLAELCRLWEEEALQAKILGVRAVTLRLGVVLGPGGGALAKMLPIFKLGLGGPLGSGRQWMSWISLDDAAGLAAHLLDTEVSGPVNAVSPEPVENKDFARALGRALGRPAVLPAPAFALRLGLGEMSSVLLSSQKVLPVQAVKARYSFKHPNLDSVLRLFLTPRA
- a CDS encoding YtxH domain-containing protein, with amino-acid sequence MSREEIKTHMAYFVLGTIAGAAAGVLFAPKAGKETRQELGEWIKNKREKSSEFMSKLKEELPTKRDQVAAALRAGKKAYYEASGDRRQPENESLTA
- a CDS encoding DUF502 domain-containing protein, whose product is MSKEASLTKRFKRTLLSGIFVVGPFSLTFMILAWFVSTVDKFLAPVAGLFGRNLPGIGLVVALLIVLGLGALANNIMGQHLLEYFEELLLKIPGFNWVYSTIKQMTEVFSPANKNAFRRVVLVEYPRPAVYSLGFVTRDLEIERGGESRNFVCVYVPTNHMYIGDIVLVPESQVFSTPLTLQEGIQCAVSAGASLPTLFKFQ
- a CDS encoding enoyl-CoA hydratase/isomerase family protein, whose amino-acid sequence is MLIKEQKEQVRVLRLANPPSNNLTLSLLETLREELSQAREDSSVRCLVLASAYPRYFSTGLDPQEIKALPEGRRFEPFLSLLEAYRQILEFPKPTLAVLSGSAVLGGWILAMACDFRLMGREHGKISLSEIRFGLSPTACLIQRMREISSSPFLVKEMVLKGKALRAEQALEGNFVDALAPGETLDAQALSEARRLASAPLPAYLSVKKALQGPSAPGFAALWQDSLRDFERIVETAEAREGIAAMVEKRRPRWQA
- a CDS encoding SDR family oxidoreductase; translation: MFVKDLLKGRAAVVTGAGTGIGKVIAEELAAHGCKVALVGRQASRLEAAAQELGAKGLSAMACPADVSEPGQVKDLFARVESQWGGVDILVNGAAANFIRPSEALTSVRWRKVIDIVLNGTFNCSMEAGKRMLKQGSGSIINLVASYAWLGAPGLAPSASAKAGVVALTRSLGVEWAARGVRVNAVCPGYIDTPQSRERLWPQEWVRKKLLDKIPAHRFGREKDVSDLVLFLVSPMAGYIQGEVIVVDGGESLGRGAMAFAEDLKSLRRPGAAE